Proteins found in one Quercus robur chromosome 2, dhQueRobu3.1, whole genome shotgun sequence genomic segment:
- the LOC126716057 gene encoding probable disease resistance protein At1g61300 encodes MSGGVAGWRGDMWGAAASGIGTAAASAVGTAAGDEAYKYGKKYGKEIINSLSCKVDNEADYDLEDNYERLIEQAKKLYTCRDDILAQAKTKLVTQVYEAWISRVMKCEEEVRKLETKYKKEKGKKRTWSQRLIGSSESRTDLSQSMAEKCKKLHNLWVEGKSEIGIVVEKLPEHVIIMHGPKSEDKIFLDSTVEEILGHLRDKTVKRIGLWGMSGIGKTTIMQSLNNNEDTAKMFDIVIWVTVSKDWNLEKLQHKIADRLKLNMEGITDPNEIAQLICRDLKSKRCLLLLDEVREVLDLPLIGMCESEKDSKVVVATRNYHVCCDMETDLEINVQRLSEADAWKMFKVKVGRNVNLPGIEPIAKLVVSECAGLPLLIDKVASMFRRKDNFHLWSDGLRSLRRWPSIKIQGIDELIEYLKFCYEDLDDEVKKVCFLYGAIYPEDYEIYKDYLLECWRAEGFIHDTSEFRVARDKGHSILEELISVSLLEKSAKMNHVRMNKVIRNMALNISSRSCNFKILVKPREGLQEAPNEVEWQQANRISLMDNKLCTLPEMPDCNELSTLLLQRNQDLVVIPESFFGCMQNLRVLDLHGTGITSLPSSISCLKCLKALYLHSCSCLMELRYLEGLEHLEVLDIRDTSLNHFPIQIGCLNQLKCLRMSLSNFGIRHSSNVEYCRNVFSSLLLLEELLIDVDPNNQSWEVTIKAISEGVAKLTHLTSLSICFPTVDCLKSFISTSQLWKDFHFTFQFSVGYHDTTLYKILDCFEYQIRKCLKFANGEGVDPIISDVLLETDAFELIGHKGTSRLSDFGIESINKMRGCLIEGCNEIETIVDGTIVKGSALICLEKMFINNVPNLKSIWEGPVHNGSLSQLTTLTLCKCLKLKKIFSGGMIKQLSQLQHLKV; translated from the exons ATGAGTGGCGGGGTGGCGGGGTGGCGGGGAG ATATGTGGGGGGCAGCAGCTTCTGGTATAGGTACAGCTGCAGCTTCTGCTGTGGGTACTGCAGCAGGGGATGAGGCCTACaaatatggaaaaaaatatggaaaagaGATTATCAATAGCCTGAGTTGCAAAGTTGATAATGAAGCTGATTATGATCTAGAAGACAACTATGAAAGGTTAATAGAGCAAGCAAAAAAGTTGTATACCTGCAGGGATGATATATTGGCTCAAGCAAAGACAAAGCTGGTCACTCAAGTATATGAAGCTTGGATTTCTAGGGTCATGAAATGTGAAGAAGAGGTGCGAAAACtagaaaccaagtacaagaaagaaaaaggcaaaaaaaggACATGGAGTCAACGTTTGATTGGGTCAAGCGAGTCACGCACAGATCTTAGCCAAAGCATGGCAGAGAAGTGCAAGAAACTGCATAATCTTTGGGTAGAGGGAAAGTCTGAGATAGGAATAGTGGTTGAGAAATTGCCAGAGCATGTGATAATTATGCATGGACCCAAATCAGAAGACAAGATATTTCTTGACTCAACTGTTGAAGAAATACTGGGCCATCTGAGGGATAAAACTGTAAAAAGAATCGGACTTTGGGGAATGTCAGGAATTGGGAAAACAACCATAATGCAGAGCTTAAATAACAATGAAGATACTGCTAAAATGTTTGATATTGTTATTTGGGTAACTGTATCAAAGGATTGGAATTTAGAAAAATTGCAACACAAAATTGCTGATCGGTTAAAATTGAATATGGAAGGCATCACTGACCCTAATGAAATTGCCCAACTAATATGTAGAGACTTGAAAAGCAAAAGGTGTCTACTTCTTTTGGATGAAGTTCGGGAAGTTCTTGATCTGCCTCTGATAGGAATGTGTGAAAGTGAAAAGGATAGCAAGGTGGTAGTGGCAACTAGAAATTATCATGTTTGTTGTGATATGGAAACTGATTTGGAAATTAATGTGCAACGATTGTCCGAAGCTGATGCATGGAAAATGTTCAAGGTAAAGGTGGGTCGAAATGTAAATCTTCCAGGCATTGAACCAATAGCCAAGCTAGTTGTCAGTGAATGTGCTGGTTTGCCCCTATTGATAGACAAAGTAGCAAGTATGTTTAGAAGAAAGGATAACTTTCACCTGTGGAGTGATGGATTAAGAAGTTTGCGGAGATGGCCAAGTATCAAAATCCAAGGCATCGATGAATTGATTGAGTACTTGAAGTTTTGTTATGAAGATTTAGATGATGAGGTTAAAAAGGTTTGCTTTCTATATGGTGCAATATATCCTGAAGACTATGAGATATATAAAGATTATCTGTTGGAATGTTGGAGAGCTGAAGGTTTCATTCATGATACAAGTGAGTTTAGAGTTGCACGTGACAAAGGGCATTCCATATTGGAGGAACTTATCAGCGTTTCTTTACTAGAGAAGAGTGCAAAGATGAATCATGTAAGGATGAACAAAGTAATACGAAATATGGCCCTTAACATTTCTTCCCGAAGTTGTAATTTCAAGATTTTGGTGAAACCCCGTGAAGGGTTGCAAGAGGCCCCCAATGAGGTAGAATGGCAACAAGCAAATCGAATCTCCTTGATGGATAATAAATTGTGCACTTTACCGGAAATGCCAGATTGCAATGAGCTTTCAACATTGTTATTACAGAGAAATCAAGACCTAGTAGTGATTCCTGAGTCATTCTTTGGGTGCATGCAAAATCTACGGGTTTTAGATTTACATGGCACTGGAATTACATCATTACCATCATCAATATCTTGCTTGAAGTGTCTCAAAGCATTATATCTGCATTCTTGCAGCTGTTTAATGGAACTCCGTTACTTAGAAGGACTTGAGCATCTCGAGGTGCTTGATATTCGAGACACTAGCCTTAATCATTTTCCAATTCAGATTGGATGTTTGAATCAGTTGAAGTGTTTACGTATGTCATTGTCAAATTTTGGCATTAGGCATTCAAGTAATGTAGAATATTGTCGAAATGTCTTTTCAAGTCTTCTTTTACTAGAAGAACTACTAATAGATGTGGATCCAAATAATCAAAGTTGGGAGGTGACTATAAAGGCTATTTCTGAGGGAGTGGCTAAATTGACGCATTTGACTTCACTATCAATTTGCTTCCCTACTGTGGATTGTCTTAAAAGTTTTATCTCAACGAGTCAATTGTGGAAGGATTTCCACTTCACATTTCAATTTTCTGTTGGTTATCATGACACAACTCTTTATAAAATTCTTGATTGCTTCGAATATCAAATTAGGAAATGTTTGAAGTTTGCAAATGGTGAAGGTGTAGATCCAATAATTTCTGACGTTCTTTTGGAAACTGATGCATTTGAATTGATTGGCCACAAGGGAACTTCAAGACTATCAGATTTTGGTATCGAAAGTATCAACAAGATGCGAGGTTGTTTGATTGAAGGATGCAATGAAATTGAAACAATTGTTGATGGTACCATAGTAAAGGGAAGTGCGTTAATATGCTTGGAAAAGATGTTCATAAATAATGTTCCAAACTTAAAAAGCATTTGGGAAGGTCCTGTACATAATGGAAGCCTATCACAACTAACAACTTTAACTTTATGCAAATGTTTGAAGTTGAAGAAGATATTCTCCGGTGGCATGATTAAACAACTCTCTCAACTTCAACACTTGAAAGTTTAA